A segment of the Mercurialis annua linkage group LG4, ddMerAnnu1.2, whole genome shotgun sequence genome:
ATCTCACTCTGCACAACATTTCTGTGGTCAAAATCAAGCAATACAAACACCAATCACAGGCTCATAATACAATTTTCTTTTCAGTACAGCTCAAAAACATGATCTGATAATACAATTCGCAATTTGTTATTGATGAACACGGATTGCAGTCTGTCACACAAGAATCAGGTCTGAAGGCTGTTTATTCAACTCTCCTTTTAAGTTATAAACCACACTAACACAAACTACTAGTTCAGGATCCAGATGCTTATAAATACTTTTTGCCAGATATATTCATTTTCCAGGTTCTGACTTATAACTCTTAGTAAACCCGCATTTGCAAAGATTTAATCACGAACTGATTGGGGTTATAGTTAACTTACAGAAGCTAATTGTTGAGGTAATATGCATTTAATAAATAACCAAAACTTCTGTTCAAAATGAAGTGAAAATTATAGGAAACTGAGATGTAAGCTTTATCAAGTCTTACGGAGAGGTGTACATTGTAGAAAATGCACCAACAGAACCCCCGATCCTTTAAGTCGTCAGCTAATATACCTAGAGAGCTAATGTTTATCAGAAGAGGCTCACCTTGCCCATAGTTGGCTCTATTTCTTCATGTCCAGAAGTTCCAGTGTCGGACCATGGAAGTTTTTGTAGTTCAGAAGCAAGTTCTGCTTCCAGTTGATCCATTTCCAGAGCCTGTGGATCCGGCTCCTCAGTAAGAACACTACTTAGGCATTCAACATCATCAATCATCGGAACCAACAAGACCCTAACATCTTTAGGGTCTCTATCCCCTGAGCCTGAACTATATTGCACCTGTTGAATATGCTCACAGCTTATATCTAGGGAGCTCGCAGCAGCTTTGGCAGATTTTCTTTTGTAAAGCTCGGTTCTTAATTCCTGAACAACTTTTGAAGTCTCATCCATGGCATCGCTCAATTTTCTGATCTCCGCTTTCCCAGCTGACATCATGTACATGATTCCAGCACCTAGTCCCCTATCAAAAGAAGTTTTATCTGCATAGCACAGTATATTCGGAGGTATTAGAATCAAAATTCAATCTTATTCTTttgttaaatagctaaaacccCTTTATGCACTCACTCGACTAAAACATCTGAACCTAAATTATGAAGTATTTAATGAGGCGAATTACATAAACTGCGTATCCCACATACATGATTTGATCATAGAATCTTCACCAATAATAAAATGTGTTATAGAGTGTTATGTTAGTTTCAAACTTTCAATATAGTATTATAAAGTGTCCCGAATATAGTATTAAACGTATTGGAAAGTTGATAAACATACACCTAACTAGTAATAATAAACACCATCTCTGCCTATCTGATCAACATCCAAATAATTAGCTTTCTCAAAACAGTTAAAAGAGACAAAACCCTATTATTTTAACAATGAACAAAcaatcaaaaatatcaaaagcaaaaaacaaaaatcaaaaatcaaaccatGAGAAGAACGCGATCCACATTTGGAAGGCAGAGTCTTAGCAGTTCTTCTCTTCTTCAAACAAACACCAAATCGGCGTGAACCGCCTTCATAACCGCTAGATCTCTGGTTATTACTCTCCTTATTATTCTCAGTGCCAAATTTCAAGCGGCGGCCCTTGATCAGAGATTTATTCCTGGAGTTCCTATTGTGATTACCAGACAAAGAAGAAGGCGAAGAGCTAGAAAACCTAAAAATGCCGTCATTGTTTGACTGCAGCTCAAAATTACTATCATTAACCACTTGGGGAGTGGCAAATGTAGAATCAAACGAGGGTTGAGTAGGTAATTGGTCTTCTTTATCGTGATTAAGTAAGTGTTTAGCAATGAACCCTGTAGATCCTGCTATGGCTGCTGCTAAAATTAGTTGCCACATTTTCTTAAGATCAAATCAAGCAGAGGGCTGTGACTGTGGGTGTATTAACAATGAGGTGTACAGATTAGAGAGAGGAGGAAGGTGAAAGAGTTAGGTGGCGGAGAGTTGTGACTTCCAAATTTGGATTCTTTCTTTGGTTTTGGTTCACATGGTTCCCGCTTAAttccatttttttcaattttggtaATTATTAATTCAATTACTCTTTTTGGATGTCGTTTTGGATTCATTATCAAATCTCTGGCTAATTACATTGAGCCACCACACAATGAGCGGTCCATTGTTTTTGCAAAATCCAGCAgcttaaaaaattttaattactattatttaattattcctaatttttgtttatattttaattatggcTAAATATCTATTTGAGAGGATAACAGTGAATATTCCTCCATATATAATTGAATGACATTGACTCAAATAAACCATTTagctataaataaattataattaattatctaaatcAAGCTAATAAAATCAAGATATTAGattagaattgataaatatcagttaaatttatattatttttttgaatgagTGAATCtttcttcttttaaaaatttgaagtaGGAAGGTTTTTATGGTCCGTGCGaacatttttttaatgtaaaataaGCGTTTTAGCTCTCAAATTCATATCCTAGCATCTCCATTTAATGTTTTGTTTACAAAGATGCCTCCAGATCTCATTTCTTTCAATAAACCTTCAagtttacaattttaataagtcCGACTAATTGTCATCTCATGAcatttttcaaatgtttttttttaataatcagGGAGGGGATAGCTTGTTGGAGGATTTAAACTCAAGACTTTGACAATTTGCGATCcaaaatttcatcttttacCTTAAAAACAGAGCATTCATATGTCAGAGAAGTATGATTATATCTGTAAATTTTTACTGTGGAAATAATGCATCGCAACATTGAAAAATGAAGTATTAAAtcagtaaatttttaaatcgtCCAAAGAGCTATATGTTTACAGAGACATCTTTTAGTTTTGCGGAGATTCTATGAATATGAACTTATGAAGAATCATATTTTCACGGCTAATGTCAAACAATATAAACCTTAGCAATTGTCCCTCCAACTAGCTTTCGGCATTCGTCTTCTCCACTGAAAAGATATAACTAAGACATGAACTTGCTTAATCTCGTCATCCCTACAAACAGACATAAACATAACTCTAAAAACCAACTCTACAGCGGTTTGACCTGCAAAATGAAGCACGGACGCACTTTCAGTATTGAGAATGCAGAATTTGTAGAAACGGAATGCTCACTCAAAAtcacaacaaaaacaaaacaatcaaaGAGTCCACATTTCATGTAAGAATGAGAATACAATTCAAGCCAGGGCCCAGACTCAATAACTGATAAGTGTCCCTTACAGAGCTCATAGTACCTCAAAAGTTCAATTATAAGCAACGCGTTAAATGCTTTCACTCATTTCTAATGTTATCCATCCTGTACTACTCAACTCTTCGCATCAACTATACTAATTCATGAATACTCACTTCCTCAAACCCTAGCACGCATTTTTTTGTCTCAACAGTCATTAGTTTGATCATCTACGCCGGGAGTGTTCAAATATGGCTTATAACTTATGTGGGTTATGAACATTGGATGAGATTGTATTTTTAGTGTAATATAAACAATCTGAAAGTGTTTTTGAATATTAGCCCACTAAAAAAGGGGCTCTTAAAATTTATAACCCACATAAATCAAATTTGTACACCCCTAATCTACGGATCTCATCTGATCCCCACTAAACCTTTCTCATATGCTAGTGTATAGAGAGAAGAGTCTTACGGTTAATTTAGAAGTTCGTTAGCCATATAGGTTGTATCCTTTACTTTTCATTTTGCCATTCTGATTTTCCTCTCTATTCTGTTTAGAGCATTCTTAATAGCTAGACCAATTGCCACATTAACAGAAATGATTTTCATGGATCCTCCCGCAGCATTGTCTCAGCATAAAGTGCTTCGAGACCAGATAAAACACAGAAGCAGAAACCCTACCGACATAAGATTGATTTCAAAATTAACAAGTCTTTCTGCTCAGTGTGTATGATACAACCACTTGGATACTAAAATTACATAAGATCGTTATTCTAATATTTTTAGGTTTCCTCAATTCTTTTCTCAAAGTGTAGTCCTTTGTTCAAGATATTTTCAAGCTATGACCACAGTATTGGCAAATAGAAGACACAATAAATCCTTCAAGGAAACTTCCCAACAGTTTCAACTGTCACCCAAAGTACAACTACGACCTCATTTATCTTATTTATTCTATGCATATGTAAGGTGCAAACTTGTAATGTACAATCTGTCCACTTACGAGTGCAACTCGATTCAGCTTCTTTTGAACTAGCAAATGCACTTTATGAGCTGAAAAACAGATCTTCTGCAAATTATTTTCACCTCCTAAAACATGAATTTCTATTTCACTCAATATAAGGTACATGCATATGATTTCCTGTTTGAAGCTTCCATTACTaatgaaaaggggatgaaaagTTACATAAACCTAAACCAGCTTCAAGTCAAACAAATATACAAATAACTAAGACATCAGAAACAATCTTTCAGTAGCATCTGCGACTGTTATATAGAATTATCCAGCTAATTATCAATCTCTATCCCAATGACAGTTTGATAAGATTATAATTATCAGCCCAATTCAATATCAGAATCACAAATTAGCATCTTTAACAATCTTCAATAAACAAGTAACCAATATCAGACTCACAAATTAACCTCATTCAAACTTCTACTAACCAAGTAACATGCAAACAAAGATGCAATCTTTCAACATTCAGCTTACAAAGTTTACTTAACAACgaccaagaaaaaaaaaagattaaatctTTTCACTTACCCAAATAAACCGTGATTAATCCATCAATTATCCTTGACATCCATCTCCTTTCTAGCTCTTCTAGCATTCTCATACTCAAATTTCAACACATTCTTGATATGAGAAGTATCCTTAACATAAAACATCTTCCCAAAGCTACTCTCCTCAATAATCggaaagaaataaataaatttattattaataaaccaAAACCAACTAGAACCAAGAAAAATCCCCAAAATAGCACCAGCAAACACTTGAGGAACAGAGTGATAACCCAAATAAACCCTCGAATACATAGTCAACACAGCCAATAACCACGGCAAGAAACAAGCAGCCCACTTATTCTTAACATCAGTCAATCCAATCCCTCTAAAGGTCAAAAGCGTAAAATAAACAGCGAAAAAGAACATGTACTGTGAATGACTCGACGGCCATCCATGAGAATCGCACATCTCGAGAACTATACAAGTCTCGGGGCGAGCTTGTTGGACTGATTTCTTGATTAATTCGCTGATGAACTGCGCTATTATGAGTCCGATTGCGAAGCACATGCCTTGTAATTCGCGGCGGAAGATGAAATGACAGACGAAACCGCCGAAGGAGATGAAGACTGGGATTAGTGAAATGTATGCGAGAAAATGGCCTAAATGGTCTCCTCTTTGGTAACGGATGTGTGTTAGAGTTAACGCTTTTAGAGGTGGATGGTGACTGCCCATGGTGAGAATCAGCGGGGGAGAGATCTGCAGGCTGACCGGAGTTCGGGTTTGGTTTAGTTTATTCTTTTATGGTTTGTGTTAGTTTGGTGTTTGTTTCTCGAGAATCTGTTTGTCGTAGGACGTTAAAAAGGAAACAAGAAAGCGTGTACGATGGAACCAGGACGTGTGAGACACGTGGATTTTTATAGTATCAAATAGTAGAGGAATGAAATATGCGGCTGCCGACCAGTGACCACCAGCATAAACTTTTAGGCTACTGTTAAAAAATTTACCTTCtatgaatttaaatttaggGTATTGACATGTGAACTTACGATGTTTAATGTTTGTAGCAATTAAATttcaatgttttaaaatgttataaataatatttcaaccTTTCGTGTTTTATATTGTATAGTCTGAATATATTTTTTGCTGTTTCAATCATACGTGGCCGACCGGAGTGCCGTGTCAGTTACAACGTGGCACATATGCAATATTGTgccatttttatttaaaatttattaaattgagtgttattttcatttgtttaaaatcaaaaccctcAAGCCCAACCTTTCgggtttggtttgtttcatgcttcggtaactaacaactaacatgagaTTCCAAAGAGTCGATTTTCaccttcaataaaaaaaaattgtaagctCTTTAATTTGGaggttatattttatatttttatagaaggaccttaattgataatttgagaAAATATGAGTCTTATTTCGTAAATTTATATCTAAGAAAAGCTTGCAACAGATTGGGACGAATTTTCATTTTGGGCGCGTGAAATTCATAAGAAAAGAGAAACTCGTTGCaattcaaaattaatcaaaacattttagcTTAGCTAACAAAGAAAAAATCTCTTAAATCTCTTTCAAATGGCAGAAGATGGACTAAATTCAATCAAAAGAGACCCTATCAAGTCCTCAGGTTAGCTTCTCTAGGTTTTTCTGTACTATTTAGGTTTTGTATGCAAAAAAATTCgatttgtttattgtttttgagatctttttgtttgttttaaatgcgtGTGTTTGTGTTTGTGTAGTTGGAAATGTTGCGACGGTGAAGAGGAAGCAGAATGCGGTGGCGGTTGGGAAGGAACGGAGAGAATCGTTGGTGCGAGCCAAGCGGTTATGCAGAGTTGGAACCAGTGATGTTAGTGGCGGTGATGATGATAGTTTGCTTGATAATGAAATGATGATTGACGAAGAGCAGTCTATTCTTGATGCTCAAACTTCTACGGCTGTCGAAGAATTGAAATCTGCTGTTGCCTTTCAGTATGTCAACTTGTTGTCTATAATTCATGGAAGaagtgtttttgtttttgtttttgcgTAGCTGACTATGCTGTTTTTAGTATGCTTGTGTGTGGATTATTTGTTTGGATTAATTGATGTTCTAATTGAATTGAATTCTTGGAGATTTCAGCTTTGAAAATGCCTTTTTTTTAGTTGAAATAATTGATTTTAGCAAATACTTGCAGACACAACAATTGACCAAATAGATTGCAGTTTAGTCTTGTAATTTTGAGCTTACCGAATGAAGCGGACATGACTGTAAAATGatcatttcttttattttgtaaagcaTAATAGAAATGGCATTTTTCAGATGTGGCATTTTCTGGTGTTTAGCTTGTTAAATTATCGAAGAATTTGGgcttatttttctataaaaattagCTGAAGCTGAATAAACTTTCTCTAAATTAGTACTGTGCTAGgagcttttttcttttttcttgaaTTATTTGCATTGTCAACATGTTGTATAgtaatctttggatttgttggaTGCTTGTTTCTCTTCGGGTATGTccctgatattttttttttaacaaaacaaatgtttttttATGATCTGGAACCATTAGAGGGAAAGGAGTGATGCAAAAGAAAGTTACTGCCCTCCGTGAACTGAGGCGTTTGCTATCAAGATCTGAATTCCCTCCCATTGAAGCTGCACTTAAAGCGGGAGCGATCCAATTACTTGTGGAATGTCTTTCATTTGGCTCTCCTGATGAACAGGTTTGCGGTTTAGAAATTGGTGCATTTGGAGCTATTTTTTCCTGTATGCTATACTTTCTTTACCTAAGCTATTTATGTTTAAAGAAATAGTTAAATAGACACTCTCTACTGTTGTTAGGTTCTATAGTTTATTCAGCgtcttttgattttcaaactatGTTGAAATTGTgctgtttttttcttttcgagACCTACAAACAAAATGCGAACTAGTTTTATGTCTGCTAATGACGATGAGCTATGAGAAAGGGAAGTCTGATGTTTTTCTTTTCCGGACTTCTAATAATTGCAGTTGCTTGAGGCAGCTTGGTGTCTAACAAACATTGCAGCAGGAAAACCAGAAGAAACAAAGGAATTACTGCCTGCATTACCATTGCTCATTGCACATCTTGGAGGTTGGTGTGGCTGGTTCATTTCTTGCTAATGTCAAAGTTACTGCTTAtatatgtactttttttttctaatattgTAAATACTTTAAGAGTAAGCCTGCAAATAACATGATTGCAGTAAAAGGatcccatttttaaaaaagcaTTGAATGATAGTCAGGGTAACCTTGGAATTCTACTTCTAAATCCGTCAGTTGGAATTCTCTTGAGCATTTATTGTTCATGATTGCAACAATTGACGATCTTTTCTTAACATTGAAATTTGTTCATTTACTTATTTAGAACATACTCTTCCATGTTTTATGCTATAATTGGTTTATATAGTAGTGGACCTGTTGGCTACAATTGGATTTATAGCTGCATTTTTTTGCAGAAAAGAGTTCGTCGCCTGTTGCGGAGCAGTGCGCATGGGCATTGGGAAATGTAGCTGGCGAAGGAGCAGATTTGAGAAATGTTTTGCTATCCCAAGGAGCCTTACCTCCTCTTGCCAGAATGATGCTGCCAAATAAGGGTTCAACTGTCAGAACAGCTGCTTGGGCATTGTCAAACCTAATCAAGGTTTTGTATCTCATCCTTGTGCTCAAACTTAATTTGGATCAGTTTTTTGTGTATTTTCTAATAGTGGTTATGTTCTCTCCTACATTGATTAAATTCTTGATTAATCGGATCAAAAGCATTGATTATGCATTATTCTAGCGATTTAACCTACCCATTTTATGATCAGCTTGATAGATTACATTATAAGAGTTTTTACCTAATCTCGTTATGAATGTGTTTAATTGCCTGTTCTTTTCAAATTCCATTTACAACATAGCTTCAGTTTACTTGAATATAGGGACCAGATCCTAAAGCTGCAACACAACTGATTAGAGTTGATGGGTTACTGGATGCAATTATTCGGCACCTAAGAAAAGCGTAAGCAAACTCTTTTATGGATATATAGTAGTTGTGGCATGTTTTGATTGTTATCACTGACCTTCTAAAATATCTTTGGACTCcctttatcaaaatattttgctGGGGCATTTCCATATTAAGTCCTGTGTAGGCCAAAAGGCTAGCGTGATTAGCCTGATGCATTGAGAGCTTTATTTTATGGTTTTGCTGTTTTCTTGGCCATGTTTTCTGAGGATCATTTAAAGCGAGACCTTTTGAgttctaaattaaaaatacataaatttaggAGGTTGTTTAGCTATTATGCATAAAAATGAAATAGTCACTTGATGAAATTATGGGACTGGTTGGCTCAATTCTGCCCTTTAATGTTGTTATTAGTATCTTATATTATTTGTATTGCTAGTCATCATTTATTGACATTGTATCTATGTCTGATTGGCCTCGCATTTTTTCCAATGCAATATGGCTGTATTAGGACACTGTAAGGAGTTATATATGCTTGTACATCCTCAGCCAATCAAACCTGATGGTTGCTTGATTATCCTATTCCTAGGCTTCCTTCagttcaagtttttttttttccagtctCAATAATAACAAGCTTTACAGAACAGTATATTTTTAAGGAATGAGTCTTCTAGATGAAGCTACTTTTAGACGGTTTTGTTTATTTGCAAGAATATTTCCGTGGAGTGAATATTTTGAGGTTGTCCGTTGTGTTAATGGGAAGAATTCCTGGAGAACTAATTGCTTTGACATTCcatctcttttaattttggctggAAATAATTTCACTgcaataaaattctaaaatttatggGCAACATTATTGTGGGTGTGAGGAATAATTTAAATGCTTTTCAAATTCAGGGATGAAGAGTTGGCTACTGAAGTAGCCTGGGTAGTTGTGTATCTTTCAGCCCTTTCAAATGCTGCTACCAATATGCTGGTGAAAAGCGATGTTCTTCAACTTCTTATACAAAGATTAGCCACGTCAAACAGCTTGCAATTGCTCATTCCGGTAACCTGCAGTATCTTCAAGAACTTCTGTTTAGTTGTGCAatcatttattattatatctTGTCTGTCAGTCCATGGATAGAAAGTTTAAGATGGCTCCCTCTTCATGTTACACAAATGCATTCATTTCTGCACTTGCTCAAACTTTTCATACCTTTTTGACTTTGGATCCCACTAAATGCAGTTTATATTGTGATGTGAAAAGATGTAATTGTAATAAATTGTTGATGAGCTATGATGCTATGTTGGTTGGTGGTAAATGTTCTCTTGAGTATTAGGAACTATGCAGATTTTGGATCCTTTTTAATAGCTATAGTTTAATTCGTCTTTTCACTGACGTTCAAGACGGAACTGAGTTCTCCAAACTTAAGCAAATCTAACTTTATGATTATCAATTATCTGTCAATTTTTTGAGTTTGGTCATACAAGTATATAGATGGGGTGCTCTCCAGATTCAAGCCTTCTGCAAAtatgatatttttcttttttgatcagaatatgatatttttaatttacatgaACATGAGGTTTGACATCTTAAATTGGGTTTATCTAagaattataccaacattaagTGACatgtgattaattaattttggcaTGGCTGTGAATTTATTATCATCCAACTTCTTTAACCAGCTGACTAGTATATCCTTTTCAGGTTTTACG
Coding sequences within it:
- the LOC126676316 gene encoding uncharacterized protein LOC126676316 codes for the protein MWQLILAAAIAGSTGFIAKHLLNHDKEDQLPTQPSFDSTFATPQVVNDSNFELQSNNDGIFRFSSSSPSSLSGNHNRNSRNKSLIKGRRLKFGTENNKESNNQRSSGYEGGSRRFGVCLKKRRTAKTLPSKCGSRSSHDKTSFDRGLGAGIMYMMSAGKAEIRKLSDAMDETSKVVQELRTELYKRKSAKAAASSLDISCEHIQQVQYSSGSGDRDPKDVRVLLVPMIDDVECLSSVLTEEPDPQALEMDQLEAELASELQKLPWSDTGTSGHEEIEPTMGKSEISCHEILKLECQSNVSYQCQGVLPSELDKKLCHLLIEQQENQIEELESELHMAQSKLNDKDAELQALKDCVRRLTEFSLSTVSDDADEELEVQVEQDGIRWGNNNKNGYESEMIKSAVGMKRPIGYA
- the LOC126678993 gene encoding lipid phosphate phosphatase gamma, which produces MGSHHPPLKALTLTHIRYQRGDHLGHFLAYISLIPVFISFGGFVCHFIFRRELQGMCFAIGLIIAQFISELIKKSVQQARPETCIVLEMCDSHGWPSSHSQYMFFFAVYFTLLTFRGIGLTDVKNKWAACFLPWLLAVLTMYSRVYLGYHSVPQVFAGAILGIFLGSSWFWFINNKFIYFFPIIEESSFGKMFYVKDTSHIKNVLKFEYENARRARKEMDVKDN
- the LOC126679302 gene encoding importin subunit alpha-9, which encodes MAEDGLNSIKRDPIKSSVGNVATVKRKQNAVAVGKERRESLVRAKRLCRVGTSDVSGGDDDSLLDNEMMIDEEQSILDAQTSTAVEELKSAVAFQGKGVMQKKVTALRELRRLLSRSEFPPIEAALKAGAIQLLVECLSFGSPDEQLLEAAWCLTNIAAGKPEETKELLPALPLLIAHLGEKSSSPVAEQCAWALGNVAGEGADLRNVLLSQGALPPLARMMLPNKGSTVRTAAWALSNLIKGPDPKAATQLIRVDGLLDAIIRHLRKADEELATEVAWVVVYLSALSNAATNMLVKSDVLQLLIQRLATSNSLQLLIPVLRSLGNLIAGDSHTISAVLLPGREITDNIIEVLVKCLKSEHRVLKKEASWVLSNIAAGSVEHKQLIYSSEAVTLLLRLLSTAPFDIRKEVAYVLGNLCVAPAEGNGKPDLILEHLVSLVSKGCLAGFIDLIRSVDIEAARLGLQFIELVLRGMPNGEGPKLVEREDGIEAMERFQFHENEDLRNMANGLVDRYFGEDYGVVE